In a single window of the Prevotella melaninogenica genome:
- a CDS encoding endonuclease I family protein translates to MNRYFKMVIAAALIGVTTSANAIDRKTLAQYASSLQGLKKEQLKAALHKLMDKKKVLPYGGGGKGTWWGFWYSDRDPQTNECYNRYSDKKFYFESTNTGKSIAGMNIEHSFPKSWWGGHKNDAWCDLYNLYPSDSQANSSKSNFVMGVVVNVKEEAGVGYDKVGTGYADGRLVKMWEPGDRFKGEFSRSYMYMATTYQNLSFVSEGANQLQTGAYPTLKKWSSDLFRQWSKNDRVDEMEIKRNEAVYKIQGNRNLFIDYPNLAEYVWGDSMDVEFNPNYAITTASDDARYTSVIVPEDPVTPDDPQVTPQGGTFVKTTTVPVSGKRYVLVAKTGSNFVIASTLKGKNFGYLPTKGITDNNEKVNVADDQSVLTLEQGTTGFYIKDANDKYFGQEDKYKTVQFVTKDKAVEWTLEPKADGTFTITASTGHVLQYDTKYKTFGAYKPASTNGIYPMLYVEDTTAGIGTVWTVTITDDAVYNLQGVRMPADAQLAPGIYIRGGKKFIVR, encoded by the coding sequence ATGAACAGGTATTTCAAAATGGTCATCGCTGCAGCGTTGATTGGTGTAACAACATCGGCTAATGCGATTGATCGTAAGACATTAGCGCAGTACGCTTCTTCGTTACAAGGACTGAAGAAAGAGCAGTTAAAGGCAGCTTTACACAAGCTGATGGACAAGAAGAAAGTCTTACCATACGGTGGAGGTGGTAAAGGAACGTGGTGGGGATTCTGGTATTCAGACCGTGATCCGCAGACAAACGAGTGCTATAATCGTTATAGCGACAAGAAATTCTACTTTGAAAGCACGAATACTGGTAAGTCTATTGCTGGTATGAATATCGAACATTCTTTCCCTAAGAGCTGGTGGGGTGGTCATAAGAATGATGCTTGGTGCGATCTCTATAACCTCTATCCATCCGATTCTCAGGCTAATAGCTCAAAGAGTAACTTTGTTATGGGCGTTGTTGTCAACGTTAAAGAAGAAGCTGGTGTGGGTTATGACAAGGTCGGAACGGGTTATGCTGACGGCAGGCTTGTGAAGATGTGGGAGCCGGGCGACCGTTTCAAGGGCGAATTCTCACGTAGTTATATGTATATGGCTACTACCTATCAGAACTTAAGCTTTGTTTCAGAAGGTGCCAATCAATTGCAGACGGGAGCTTATCCAACGCTGAAAAAGTGGTCATCAGACCTCTTCCGCCAGTGGAGTAAGAATGACCGTGTTGACGAGATGGAAATCAAACGTAACGAAGCTGTCTATAAAATTCAGGGCAATCGTAACCTTTTCATCGACTATCCTAACCTTGCTGAGTACGTATGGGGTGATAGTATGGATGTGGAGTTTAATCCTAATTATGCTATAACAACCGCTTCAGACGATGCACGATACACAAGCGTGATAGTTCCTGAAGACCCAGTAACGCCAGACGATCCGCAGGTAACACCGCAGGGTGGAACTTTCGTAAAGACAACAACAGTCCCCGTGTCAGGCAAGCGTTATGTTCTTGTAGCTAAAACTGGTAGCAATTTCGTTATAGCATCTACTTTGAAGGGTAAGAATTTTGGCTATCTGCCAACAAAGGGCATCACTGATAATAATGAAAAGGTGAATGTTGCTGATGACCAGTCGGTTCTTACTTTGGAGCAGGGAACAACAGGTTTCTATATCAAGGATGCTAACGACAAGTATTTCGGACAGGAGGATAAGTACAAGACCGTTCAGTTTGTGACTAAAGATAAGGCGGTAGAGTGGACACTGGAGCCAAAGGCTGATGGTACATTTACTATCACCGCCTCTACGGGTCACGTACTTCAGTACGATACCAAATATAAGACATTTGGTGCCTACAAGCCTGCTTCAACTAATGGAATCTATCCAATGCTCTACGTAGAGGACACGACAGCAGGGATTGGAACCGTATGGACTGTAACAATCACTGATGATGCTGTTTATAACTTGCAGGGTGTTCGTATGCCAGCTGATGCACAACTCGCACCTGGTATCTATATCCGTGGTGGTAAGAAGTTTATTGTGAGATAA